Proteins from a genomic interval of Euleptes europaea isolate rEulEur1 chromosome 18, rEulEur1.hap1, whole genome shotgun sequence:
- the LOC130489661 gene encoding olfactory receptor 6Y1-like, with product MDKRNETNVSYFILLGFHTSAELQVLLFVLFLLAYLLTLTENFIIILVIRLNSNLHKPMYFFLCNLSFLEIWYVTIITPKMLADFLSQDKHISFQGCLTQLYFFVTFVCSEYILLAVMAYDRYLAICNPLRYPAIMTSTFCAQLSAGCWTCGLITSAIKLSFIGQLKYCDTDKINHYFCDISPLLNVSCTDSSLAELVDFILALMVIMVPLWIVVMSYIYIISTVLKIPSAQSRKKAFSTCSSHLTVVVLFYSTTLFTYARPKAMYAYNSNKWVSVLYTVIVPLLNPLIYCLRNKEVKDALRKTLSA from the coding sequence ATGGACAAAAGGAACGAGACCAATGTCAGCTATTTCATCCTTCTGGGATTCCATACCTCTGCTGAGCTTCAGGTGCTGCTGTTCGTCCTGTTCCTCTTGGCATATCTCCTGACCCTCACCGAAAATTTTATCATCATTTTAGTCATCCGGCTCAACAGTAACCTTCACAAGCCCATGTACTTTTTCTTGTGCAACCTCTCCTTCCTGGAAATCTGGTACGTCACCATCATAACCCCTAAAATGCTGGCCGATTTTCTCTCGCAAGATAAGCATATCTCGTTCCAGGGTTGCCTGACACAGTTGTATTTCTTTGTCACCTTTGTGTGCAGCGAGTACATCCTTCTGGCTGTCATGGCCTATGACCGCTATTTGGCCATATGTAACCCATTGCGTTACCCAGCTATCATGACCAGCACCTTCTGTGCCCAGCTGTCAGCAGGATGTTGGACGTGTGGCTTGATTACCTCCGCCATCAAGCTCAGCTTCATTGGCCAGCTGAAGTATTGTGATACCGACAAGATCAACCACTACTTCTGTGACATTTCACCCCTTTTGAATGTCTCCTGTACTGACTCTTCCCTGGCTGAGCTGGTGGATTTCATCTTGGCCCTTATGGTGATCATGGTCCCGCTCTGGATTGTGGTGATGTCCTACATCTACATTATTTCGACCGTACTGAAGATCCCTTCGGCACAGAGCAGAAAGAAAGCCTTCTCTACCTGCAGCTCTCATCTCACAGTGGTGGTGCTGTTCTACTCGACTACACTCTTCACCTATGCACGGCCCAAAGCCATGTACGCCTACAACTCCAATAAATGGGTGTCAGTGCTCTACACGGTTATAGTGCCCCTTCTGAACCCTCTCATATACTGCCTCAGAAACAAAGAAGTCAAAGATGCCTTGAGGAAGACATTGTCTGCTTAA
- the LOC130490674 gene encoding olfactory receptor 11A1-like has product MGLQKDEVTKHLTGHVIIINPLNNQTVITEVILLGFGDHPKLQILFFLLFFVIYIITIMGNLLIVVLVVTDRHLHIPMYFFLGNLSCLEICYTSTILPRMLASFLTGNRAISLSGCFIQLYLFGFLVTAETCLLSVMSYDRYLAICKPFQYQFLMNNKVCISLAAGSWISGCFSVSVVVVWLSQLTYCGLNGIDHFYCDFVPLSKLACGDISLVMQVAFLLCSVFTFPPFLLTITSYICIISVILRIPSTTGRRKTFSTCSSHLLVVTIFYVTLMIVYLLPEGPSLKGSSKVFSFFYTVMTPMINPLIYSLRNKEVKEALRKWAQKFW; this is encoded by the exons ATGGGTCTGCAAAAAGATGAGGTTACCAAGCATCTGACAGGCCATGTCATAATT ataaacCCCTTGAACAACCAAACAGTCATCACAGAAGTAATCCTTCTGGGATTTGGGGATCATCCCAAACTGCAGATACTTTTCTTCCTGCTGTTTTTCGTCATCTACATCATCACCATAATGGGGAATCTTCTTATTGTTGTGCTAGTTGTGACTGACAGGCATCTTCACattcccatgtacttcttcctgggGAACTTGTCCTGTTTGGAGATTTGTTACACCTCAACCATCCTGCCCAGAATGCTTGCAAGTTTCCTAACAGGGAATAGAGCCATTTCCTTATCTGGATGCTTTATACAGTTATATTTGTTTGGCTTTCTGGTGACTGCAGAAACTTGTCTCCTCTCTGTAATGTCTTATGATCGGTATTTAGCTATTTGCAAACCATTCCAATATCAGTTCCTTATGAATAACAAGGTATGCATCTCTTTAGCAGCTGGTTCTTGGATAAGTGGTTGTTTTTCAGTCTCTGTAGTGGTTGTATGGCTGTCACAGTTAACGTACTGTGGCCTCAATGGAATTGACCATTTCTACTGTGATTTTGTACCACTGAGCAAGTTAGCCTGTGGTGACATATCCCTGGTTATGCAGGTAGCCTTTTTATTATGTTCTGTATTCACTTTTCCTCCATTTCTATTGACCATAACATCTTACATTTGTATCATATCAGTCATCCTGAGAATTCCCTCAACCACAGGGAGACGAAAGACCTTTTCTACCTGCTCCTCCCATCTTCTTGTAGTTACCATTTTCTATGTCACCTTAATGATTGTGTATCTCCTTCCAGAAGGCCCCTCCCTGAAAGGTTCCTCAAAAGTGTTTTCCTTTTTCTATACTGTCATGACGCCAATGATCAATCCCCTCATATACAGTTTGAGGAACAAGGAGGTGAAGGAAGCCCTACGAAAATGGGCTCAAAAATTCTGGTAA
- the LOC130490676 gene encoding olfactory receptor 13G1-like translates to MKNQTVLTEFIFVGLTNSLGLQTLLFWVFIFIYVMALAGNFLLIFTIWRCRKLHTPMYFLLVNLSFVNVFSISITTPKLIQTLLAHQKTISFYGCITQVYLFIWALGTELLLLSFMAFDRYAAICHPLQYTIIMRKEVCIVMATGVWVAGMINSAVHAGLMLQLSFCGSNIINHFFCDVPPLLKLSCSDTSLNETMAFVADVIVGIGSCGLTLTSYWFILRAIFRIRSTEGKKKAFSTCSSHLIVVSFYFAAVIYTYIRPTSVYSLDNDKLVSLLYSVVTPVVNPIIYSLRNKEVKEALKTLTGRSRLLQRTED, encoded by the coding sequence ATGAAGAACCAGACTGTCCTAACAGAGTTCATATTCGTTGGTCTAACGAATTCCCTTGGATTACAAACACTTCTCTTTTGGGTATTCATATTCATCTATGTTATGGCTCTAGCTGGCAATTTCCTCCTCATCTTTACCATATGGAGATGCAGGAAACTCCACACTCCCATGTACTTCCTGCTCGTCAATTTGTCGTTCGTGAATGTGTTTTCTATCTCCATTACAACTCCCAAACTCATCCAGACTCTTTTGGCCCATCAAAAGACTATCTCATTTTATGGCTGCATCACACAGGTGTATCTGTTCATCTGGGCTTTGGGAACTGAACTTCTACTTCTGTCGTTTATGGCATTTGACCGCTATGCTGCTATCTGCCACCCTTTGCAGTATACAATCATTATGAGGAAAGAAGTGTGCATTGTGATGGCAACCGGAGTTTGGGTTGCTGGGATGATCAATTCAGCAGTTCATGCTGGACTTATGTTACAGTTGTCGTTTTGCGGCTCCAACATCATCAACCACTTTTTCTGCGATGTACCACCACTTTTAAAGCTCTCTTGCTCAGACACTAGCCTTAATGAGACTATGGCATTTGTTGCAGATGTGATCGTTGGTATCGGTAGCTGTGGGTTGACCCTAACATCCTATTGGTTTATCTTGAGAGCTATCTTCCGAATCCGCTCCactgaaggaaagaagaaagcttTCTCGACGTGTTCTTCCCATCTCATTGTTGTCAGTTTTTACTTTGCAGCTGTCATCTACACGTATATCAGGCCTACCTCAGTATACTCTTTGGACAATGACAAGCTAGTTTCCCTGCTTTATTCGGTGGTAACCCCAGTCGTCAACCCCATCATATACTCCTTGAGAAACAAAGAGGTCAAGGAGGCACTCAAAACACTCACTGGAAGAAGTCGCCTGCTTCAGAGAACGGAAGACTGA